One Maribacter cobaltidurans genomic window carries:
- a CDS encoding helix-turn-helix domain-containing protein — protein sequence MQVVCLQEEAFYALFDKVIEHVESKRKDKPDKWIDGEEAMFHLKIKSTTTLQKLRDEGKIRFSQPQKKVILYDRDSINEYIEAHVRETF from the coding sequence ATGCAAGTAGTTTGCCTACAAGAAGAAGCTTTCTATGCCTTATTTGATAAGGTAATCGAACATGTAGAATCCAAAAGAAAAGATAAACCTGACAAATGGATCGATGGGGAAGAGGCAATGTTCCATCTAAAAATAAAGTCTACCACTACTTTGCAAAAGCTTAGGGACGAAGGTAAAATCAGATTTTCCCAACCTCAAAAGAAAGTAATTCTATATGATAGGGATTCTATTAATGAATATATTGAGGCGCACGTTCGTGAAACTTTTTAG
- a CDS encoding site-specific integrase — MATIQSFLMKKPNSAGLFPIAIRITKDRRSSYLFTGQYIESKFWDDKFKRVKKSHPNSKRLNSLVAKKIAEANDRLIDNENQNNSQSAKKIKKKIIGKTKMDFFEASKLFLSNLLKRKKFNQHYNQEKRLDIFKTFLGRKKLFFTDLDVTLLKDFKAYLLYDRKVAERTAINYLMLIRTIYNFARKEYHVDDGNYPFGKGKIQIKFPESEKIGLNREEVLLLETANNLTKAQLHAVYAWLTSFYFAGVRVADLIKLKWKDFKDGRLYYRMGKNRKLVSLVVPDKAKEILAYFAAQKTGKDDLVFPFLKGTDLKDEKRVATRVKTITRNLNRRLEIVGEKLGIEKKISMHIARHSFGNISGDKIPIQMLQKLYRHSSITTTVNYQSNFMHKETDDALEKVINF; from the coding sequence ATGGCTACTATACAATCATTTTTAATGAAAAAACCAAATAGCGCTGGCCTTTTTCCAATCGCTATTCGAATTACCAAAGATAGAAGGTCGTCATATTTATTCACTGGACAGTATATTGAAAGCAAATTTTGGGATGATAAATTTAAACGCGTTAAAAAATCTCATCCCAATTCAAAACGTCTAAATAGTTTAGTCGCAAAGAAGATAGCAGAAGCAAACGACAGATTAATTGACAATGAAAATCAAAACAATTCCCAATCCGCAAAAAAAATAAAGAAAAAGATTATTGGAAAAACCAAAATGGATTTTTTTGAAGCTAGTAAGCTGTTTTTGTCCAATCTCTTAAAACGAAAGAAATTCAATCAGCACTACAATCAAGAAAAAAGACTAGACATTTTCAAAACATTTTTAGGGCGTAAAAAACTTTTTTTTACGGATCTGGACGTTACTCTGTTAAAGGATTTCAAAGCATATCTCTTGTATGATAGAAAGGTTGCTGAAAGGACTGCGATAAATTACCTAATGCTTATTCGAACCATCTATAATTTTGCCAGAAAGGAATATCATGTAGATGATGGCAATTATCCATTTGGTAAAGGTAAAATACAGATCAAATTTCCCGAAAGCGAAAAGATTGGATTGAATAGGGAAGAGGTTCTATTGCTTGAAACGGCTAATAATTTAACAAAAGCACAACTTCATGCCGTCTACGCTTGGCTAACTAGTTTTTACTTTGCAGGTGTTCGTGTCGCCGATCTCATAAAGCTAAAATGGAAAGATTTTAAAGATGGTCGTTTATATTATCGTATGGGGAAGAACAGAAAACTTGTCTCATTGGTCGTTCCAGATAAGGCCAAAGAAATACTAGCATATTTTGCTGCTCAGAAGACAGGAAAGGATGATTTAGTTTTTCCTTTTTTAAAAGGTACCGATTTGAAAGATGAGAAAAGGGTGGCAACCAGAGTTAAGACCATTACCCGTAATCTAAACCGTCGATTGGAAATTGTCGGCGAAAAGCTTGGTATTGAGAAGAAGATATCTATGCATATTGCGCGGCATAGTTTTGGAAATATTTCCGGTGATAAAATACCTATTCAAATGCTCCAAAAATTGTATCGCCATTCTTCGATTACAACTACGGTTAATTATCAATCGAATTTTATGCACAAAGAAACTGATGACGCTTTGGAAAAAGTCATCAATTTCTAA
- a CDS encoding thioredoxin domain-containing protein — MVKKIFWDITDDSKIYGIFFKKTITFSLILLLFLFPSCNERSKPREKNITEPKESVYSNELINETSPYLLQHAKNPVNWRPWNESVFKDASTNDKLVILSIGYSTCHWCHVMEEESFEDLEVAKLMNDNFISIKVDREERPDLDKVYQTALQLVNGTGGWPMNAIILPDGKPVYLGTYHSKEDWMAVLEKFMEEYLRNPEKMAEYASLLAQGVQDYYAPPTDNLEDLVSTEKINEGIQNWSNSWDTDRGGNIGQEKFISPTALNMLLDYSFLQKDDSARNHVFKTLDRALAGGIYDHIGGGFFRYSTDTEWKVPHYEKMLYDNAQMISLLSKAFKITEFDVYKNRAEETFQFLRAQMRNAEGGYYAAMDADTEGSEGMYYLWTKSELQELLGEDFELFSRFYGIEESEKLDNGKFVLFTPFSSDDFAKSEQLGKEEMRKKIGQWKRILLEYRRKRKEPAKDTKIITSWNALLMNSLLEAYKAFGEEIYLNEALSIHDFFVKNNYQGKKLAHSYIGNQGQKQVFLEDYAFFIQGLLGLYEVTLDLKYLNLAKELIASTEEEFGSTSGMYFYNKASDLTPKLMNTIDTEIPSANAVMALNLFKLGHLEYNKAYLKQTKDMAALVMEDFTNHALGNASWGFLLLNESFPYYEVAVVGEDAPKIINEMNRGYLVNTLLAGSTKSSNLALYKDRFFDDGTSIYVCKNNVCRLPVKSVDEAYSLLEGMGHHEIRPFKIKAKF; from the coding sequence ATGGTAAAAAAAATATTTTGGGATATTACCGATGATTCTAAGATTTATGGGATTTTTTTTAAAAAGACGATAACCTTTTCGTTAATACTCCTGCTTTTCCTGTTCCCATCCTGTAATGAGCGTTCAAAACCGAGAGAGAAGAATATAACTGAACCTAAAGAATCTGTCTATTCTAATGAACTGATCAACGAAACCAGCCCATATCTATTGCAGCATGCCAAAAACCCGGTTAACTGGCGCCCTTGGAATGAATCGGTTTTTAAGGATGCCTCAACAAATGACAAGCTTGTCATATTGAGTATTGGATATTCTACATGTCACTGGTGCCACGTAATGGAGGAAGAATCCTTTGAGGATTTGGAGGTAGCCAAATTGATGAACGATAATTTCATTAGTATCAAGGTGGATAGGGAAGAGAGGCCCGATTTGGATAAAGTGTACCAAACGGCTTTGCAGTTGGTAAATGGAACCGGAGGATGGCCCATGAACGCTATTATCTTGCCTGATGGAAAACCAGTTTATTTGGGAACATATCACTCAAAGGAGGACTGGATGGCAGTTTTGGAAAAATTCATGGAAGAGTACCTGAGAAATCCTGAGAAAATGGCCGAATACGCAAGTTTGTTAGCACAAGGAGTACAGGATTATTATGCTCCTCCAACGGATAACCTAGAAGACTTGGTTTCTACGGAAAAAATAAACGAAGGTATTCAAAATTGGTCCAACTCATGGGATACTGATAGGGGAGGGAACATAGGACAGGAAAAATTTATTAGCCCTACGGCATTGAACATGTTACTGGATTATTCTTTCCTTCAAAAAGATGATAGCGCTAGAAACCATGTGTTTAAAACTTTGGATAGGGCATTAGCGGGAGGTATATACGACCATATCGGCGGAGGTTTTTTTAGATATAGTACGGACACCGAATGGAAGGTTCCCCATTATGAAAAAATGCTTTATGATAATGCACAGATGATTTCCCTTTTATCAAAAGCTTTCAAAATCACCGAATTTGATGTTTATAAAAATAGGGCAGAGGAAACTTTTCAATTTTTAAGAGCTCAAATGCGAAATGCCGAAGGTGGTTATTATGCTGCCATGGATGCCGATACAGAAGGAAGTGAAGGTATGTATTATTTGTGGACCAAAAGTGAATTACAAGAATTGTTGGGAGAAGATTTTGAACTGTTTTCCAGATTTTATGGTATAGAAGAAAGTGAGAAGTTGGATAATGGCAAGTTTGTGCTATTTACACCATTTTCATCTGATGATTTTGCCAAAAGCGAGCAGTTAGGTAAAGAAGAAATGAGAAAAAAAATAGGGCAATGGAAGAGAATTCTTTTGGAATATAGGCGTAAAAGGAAAGAACCAGCCAAGGATACCAAAATAATCACTTCTTGGAACGCTTTATTAATGAATTCACTTTTGGAAGCATATAAGGCATTTGGTGAAGAGATCTATTTAAATGAAGCCCTTTCTATTCATGATTTTTTCGTAAAGAACAATTACCAAGGCAAAAAGTTGGCTCATTCCTATATTGGGAATCAAGGTCAAAAACAGGTATTTTTAGAGGATTACGCCTTTTTCATTCAAGGATTACTCGGACTTTATGAAGTAACTTTAGATTTAAAATACCTAAATCTGGCCAAGGAGCTGATAGCGTCTACTGAGGAAGAGTTTGGAAGTACATCCGGAATGTATTTTTATAATAAGGCAAGTGACCTGACCCCTAAACTGATGAATACAATAGATACGGAAATACCCTCTGCAAACGCGGTAATGGCCCTAAACTTATTTAAACTGGGACATTTGGAGTATAATAAAGCTTATTTAAAACAAACTAAAGATATGGCTGCGCTGGTAATGGAGGATTTTACAAATCATGCATTAGGTAATGCAAGCTGGGGTTTTTTGTTATTAAATGAATCCTTTCCATATTACGAGGTGGCCGTTGTAGGTGAAGATGCCCCAAAAATAATTAATGAAATGAACCGTGGCTATCTTGTAAATACATTATTGGCAGGAAGTACAAAGTCAAGTAATTTGGCTTTGTATAAAGATCGCTTTTTCGATGACGGTACGTCTATTTATGTTTGTAAGAATAACGTTTGCAGATTGCCCGTAAAGTCCGTAGACGAGGCCTATTCCCTTCTTGAGGGTATGGGCCATCATGAAATCCGTCCATTTAAAATAAAAGCGAAATTTTAG
- a CDS encoding alpha-glucuronidase family glycosyl hydrolase, with product MRIFKWTLFFICISVLETSGQQQLEDYKLWLKYQTITNTDLAINYNALVKHAYISQGSPTLRNAKKEVELALSKMLGDDITFTNEWVPENTLVVDVYDNLSKDLKSLIAEEIKNVTHEGFLLKSVNYKNKKVTIISAKKDIGVLYGVFRFLNMMQTHSNLNNLNLVDNPKLDIRMLNHWDNLDRSVERGYAGFSLWNWQKLPEYIDERYIDYARANASIGINATALTNVNANALILTPMYLEKVKALADTFRSYGIKVYLTARFSAPIEIGNLDTADPLNADVKLWWKNKTKEIYEIIPDFGGFLVKANSEGQPGPQNYGKDHVDGANMMAEALKPYGGNVIWRAFVYSEHDETDRAKQAYDEFLPYDGNFMDNVLVQVKNGPIDFQPREPFHPMFGAMKKTPLIMEFQITQEYLGFSTHLVYLPKLFEEVLDADTYQRGEGSTVAKVIDGSLYGNEITGMAGVSNIGNDINWTGHPFAQANWYGFGRLAWDPYLSSEVIADEWLRATYSNDNKFVEPVKSMMLTSREAVVNYMNPLGLHHIFDTGHHYGPGPWVDNLGRPDWNPVYYHKADSLGVGFDRTPSGSNATEQYAPEIAQKYNDVKKIPEEYLLWFHHLPWDYKLDNGEILWDGIALKYQEGVDQVKDMINTWDNMKPYLSESEYREVAMLLEIQLKEAKWWRDACLLYFQTFSNRPLPEGVEKPTKSLEYFKSLKFPFAPGIRPRWD from the coding sequence ATGAGAATATTTAAATGGACGCTCTTCTTTATATGCATTTCCGTTCTTGAAACGAGTGGCCAGCAGCAATTGGAAGATTATAAGCTTTGGTTAAAATATCAAACCATTACAAATACAGATTTAGCCATCAATTACAATGCTTTGGTCAAGCACGCCTATATATCACAAGGCAGTCCAACCTTACGGAACGCCAAAAAGGAAGTAGAGCTTGCCCTTTCTAAAATGCTAGGAGATGACATTACTTTCACCAATGAATGGGTTCCTGAAAATACCTTGGTCGTAGATGTTTATGATAACCTTTCAAAAGATTTAAAGTCATTGATTGCCGAGGAAATAAAAAATGTAACCCATGAAGGTTTTTTACTAAAATCAGTTAATTACAAAAACAAAAAAGTAACCATCATCAGTGCAAAGAAAGACATAGGGGTGCTTTATGGGGTGTTCAGGTTTTTAAACATGATGCAAACCCATAGTAATCTCAACAACTTAAATCTAGTGGACAACCCCAAACTAGATATTAGAATGCTAAATCATTGGGATAATTTAGATCGTTCCGTTGAAAGGGGTTATGCCGGATTTTCCCTTTGGAACTGGCAAAAATTACCGGAATACATTGATGAACGCTATATTGATTATGCAAGGGCAAATGCCTCGATTGGGATAAATGCCACGGCGCTGACAAATGTAAATGCGAATGCACTAATTCTTACCCCAATGTATTTGGAAAAAGTAAAGGCACTGGCCGATACTTTTAGAAGTTACGGTATTAAGGTATACTTAACCGCAAGATTTTCCGCTCCCATAGAAATTGGAAATCTGGATACCGCAGACCCTTTGAATGCGGATGTAAAGCTGTGGTGGAAGAATAAAACCAAGGAAATCTATGAAATTATACCGGACTTTGGCGGTTTTTTGGTTAAAGCCAACTCAGAAGGACAACCTGGACCACAAAACTATGGAAAAGACCACGTAGACGGTGCCAATATGATGGCAGAGGCACTCAAGCCTTACGGAGGCAACGTAATCTGGCGTGCCTTTGTGTACTCTGAACATGATGAAACAGATCGTGCCAAGCAGGCCTATGATGAATTCCTTCCGTATGATGGTAACTTTATGGACAATGTTTTGGTACAGGTAAAAAATGGACCTATCGACTTTCAACCAAGGGAACCCTTCCATCCTATGTTTGGAGCAATGAAAAAAACACCTTTGATCATGGAGTTTCAGATAACCCAGGAATATCTTGGGTTTAGTACCCATTTGGTCTATTTACCAAAACTTTTTGAGGAGGTTCTGGATGCCGATACCTACCAAAGAGGTGAAGGTTCTACCGTTGCCAAAGTCATTGATGGGAGCCTTTACGGTAATGAAATTACGGGCATGGCCGGCGTCAGTAATATTGGAAATGATATCAACTGGACCGGACATCCCTTTGCTCAGGCCAATTGGTACGGTTTCGGTCGCTTGGCTTGGGACCCTTACCTAAGTTCCGAAGTGATTGCCGATGAATGGTTAAGGGCAACGTATTCCAATGACAACAAATTTGTGGAACCTGTAAAGAGCATGATGCTGACCTCCAGGGAGGCCGTTGTAAATTATATGAACCCATTAGGTCTTCACCATATCTTTGATACAGGCCATCACTATGGACCGGGACCTTGGGTAGATAATTTGGGAAGACCAGATTGGAACCCCGTTTACTATCACAAAGCTGATTCTTTGGGAGTTGGCTTTGACAGGACCCCCAGTGGAAGTAATGCTACAGAGCAATATGCACCAGAAATTGCTCAAAAATATAATGATGTAAAAAAAATTCCTGAAGAGTACCTATTATGGTTTCACCATCTTCCTTGGGACTATAAGTTAGATAATGGAGAAATTCTATGGGACGGGATTGCATTGAAATACCAGGAAGGAGTAGATCAAGTAAAGGATATGATCAATACATGGGATAATATGAAACCTTATCTTTCGGAAAGCGAATACAGGGAAGTGGCCATGCTATTGGAAATACAACTGAAAGAAGCAAAATGGTGGAGAGATGCCTGTTTGCTTTACTTTCAAACCTTTTCCAATAGACCTTTACCCGAAGGTGTTGAAAAGCCAACAAAATCTTTGGAGTATTTTAAATCTCTTAAATTTCCATTTGCGCCGGGTATACGCCCCAGATGGGATTAG